A single Paenibacillus kribbensis DNA region contains:
- a CDS encoding DUF1934 domain-containing protein, with translation MPHNAEVQIRLHSHHDGEDVVQELSGEAIVRGKHLYIRYDEPAESPQGGTIRNTVKIGPDELKLIRHGEVQSEQSFALGRRLPGFYRSPFLSLNMSAHTQKLDIRMDGFTGYVSWTYDLYVFEDFSGHFAISLHIQEEQQS, from the coding sequence ATGCCACACAATGCGGAGGTCCAAATCCGTCTTCATAGTCATCATGATGGGGAAGATGTGGTTCAGGAGCTTTCCGGAGAAGCCATCGTGCGTGGGAAGCATCTATATATAAGGTACGATGAGCCGGCAGAGAGCCCTCAGGGGGGAACGATACGGAATACGGTCAAAATCGGACCTGATGAACTTAAACTGATCCGTCACGGTGAGGTGCAGTCGGAGCAGTCATTTGCGCTGGGGCGCAGATTGCCGGGATTTTACCGATCACCTTTTTTGAGCCTGAACATGTCTGCGCATACGCAGAAGCTTGATATTCGGATGGATGGATTTACCGGATATGTGAGCTGGACCTATGATTTGTACGTATTTGAGGATTTCTCGGGGCATTTTGCCATCAGTTTGCATATACAGGAGGAGCAACAATCATGA